The Chanos chanos chromosome 6, fChaCha1.1, whole genome shotgun sequence genome includes a region encoding these proteins:
- the pxylp1 gene encoding 2-phosphoxylose phosphatase 1 has translation MLARNRFILLLVVGAVLAVLSYSLQYLHFIPINPVPEERSHGKSRKRVNPVIHTEPPEPDPLTDTLRYCNIPNSTEHSTEGHSPPDYKLLSVHVMIRHGDRYPLYSIPKTKRPSVDCTLSAKRRPSHPLLSSFISHMALGGRGHWDASLASLPRLPNHSQCELGELTQTGVVQHLRNGQVLRQAYMTRHKLLSDDWSARQVSVETTGKSRTLQSGLALLYGFMPAFDWSRLTIRQQWSTLFCGSSCDCPARNRYLEQEQHRQYLQRTADTELELTYVTMAKVLGVATRTLRASNPVDALLCHFCHGLPFPCASARGAQTRPQAEGACLTPQQFAVIRRQQCDDERERREAGLYRRYAVLAAHPYLNRSATRMERIARGNQRRKGPEEAVLALASAHDITMAPVLSALGLERAGFPRFAARLVFELWRGPEETGEKGRRGGGGRERKKEGKRGIENTFVRVLYNGEDLTFDTAFCRQHDRYSAQPLCPLGNFLAFVRRDMFSIVNATSYQQACHRAVL, from the exons TGCACTTCATTCCCATCAATCCCGTGCCAGAGGAGAGGTCACATGGCAAAAGCAGGAAGAGAGTGAATCCTGTCATCCACACTGAGCCGCCGGAACCTGATccgctcacagacacactccgaTACTGCAACATTCCcaacagcacagagcacagcacagagg gacACAGTCCTCCTGACTATAAGCTGCTGTCAGTTCATGTGATGATTCGCCATGGAGACCGTTACCCTCTGTACTCCATCCCCAAAACCAAGAGACCCTCTGTTGACTGTACACTGTCTGCCaagag gaggccctctcaccctctcctgtCATCCTTTATCAGTCACATGGCACTGGGTGGGCGTGGCCACTGGGATGCATCTCTGGCCTCTCTACCTCGtctgcccaatcacagtcagtGTGAGCTGGGTGAGCTGACACAGACAG gTGTGGTGCAGCATTTGCGGAATGGCCAGGTGTTGCGTCAGGCTTACATGACACGTCATAAACTGCTGTCAGATGATTGGTCGGCGCGGCAGGTGTCCGTGGAGACGACAGGGAAGAGCCGCACGCTGCAGAGCGGATTGGCGCTGCTTTACGGCTTCATGCCGGCTTTTGATTGGTCGCGTCTGACCATCAGGCAGCAGTGGAGCACTCTGTTCTGCGGTTCCTCGTGTGACTGCCCGGCGCGGAACCGATACCTAGAACAGGAGCAGCACAGACAGTACCTCCAGAGAACAGCCGACACCGAGCTTGAGCTCACCTACGTCACCATGGCCAAGGTTCTGGGCGTGGCCACGAGAACGTTACGGGCGTCCAATCCCGTCGACGCCCTGCTCTGTCACTTCTGTCACGGTCTGCCCTTCCCCTGCGCCAGCGCGCGCGGTGCTCAGACGCGCCCCCAGGCCGAGGGGGCGTGTCTCACGCCGCAGCAGTTTGCTGTGATTCGCCGGCAGCAGTGTGACGACGAGCGTGAACGGCGGGAGGCGGGGCTTTACAGGCGGTACGCCGTCCTGGCGGCTCACCCGTACCTCAACCGCTCGGCAACGCGCATGGAGCGGATCGCCCGCGGCAACCAGAGGCGCAAGGGCCCGGAGGAGGCGGTCTTGGCTTTAGCATCCGCCCACGACATCACCATGGCGCCGGTGCTGAGCGCCCTGGGCCTGGAGCGCGCCGGGTTCCCGCGCTTCGCTGCACGGCTGGTGTTTGAGCTGTGGAGGGGTCCGGAGGAAAcgggggagaaagggaggagaggggggggagggagagagagaaagaaagaggggaaaagaggTATAGAGAACACGTTTGTGCGTGTGCTTTATAACGGAGAAGATCTGACCTTTGACACTGCCTTCTGTCGCCAGCACGATCGGTACTCTGCCCAGCCGCTCTGCCCTCTGGGGAATTTCCTGGCCTTCGTCAGGAGAGACATGTTCAGCATCGTCAATGCTACAAGCTACCAGCAGGCCTGTCACAGAGCAGtgctgtag